One region of Jatrophihabitans cynanchi genomic DNA includes:
- the mptB gene encoding polyprenol phosphomannose-dependent alpha 1,6 mannosyltransferase MptB produces MAADLRPPRPLFALAGAGAVLLAVSSWSLAALPAGWAGPGPVGWFPRDGALAHLLSYLGLAALTLGWLLLGRMVLRAPRGVPVATVRRFVLVAAVPLLGAAPFGRDLWAYAAQGNVLRHGLDPYSYGPAAVPGAFTDQVSARWVASASPYGPLWLRLSQAADWLSGSHPTLAALVLRLPAFAGLLLCLWAIPVLAAALGGRAVAGLWLGLAGPLVVVLGIGGGHNDLLMLGLALAGLAVATRRGVPALAAAAAVTGLAVMVKSPAAVAVAFTVPVWLQANREAPTLRRVAAASATAIACAGAAVAIVTAATGLGLGWTKQVKADAQWVSWLSLPSAVSMLAKAAAGDGVKTVDGTLRTCRTAGEVLAVLVLVASWLLAVRSRHRVAVLGWLAVAFGAAALLAPSVQPWYYAWGLAVAGLVPLGRRALVLLTAAAMAFPVLITPSGYGYESDWRALPILAGALLIGAVAVRTVRSAPDDDRPDHAGAEVRADDGAELGHI; encoded by the coding sequence ATGGCCGCCGACCTCCGACCGCCGCGCCCGCTGTTCGCACTCGCGGGCGCCGGAGCGGTGCTGCTCGCGGTGAGTTCGTGGTCGCTCGCCGCGCTGCCCGCCGGCTGGGCCGGGCCCGGTCCGGTCGGTTGGTTCCCCCGTGACGGGGCCCTCGCGCACCTGCTGTCCTACCTCGGGCTGGCCGCGCTCACCCTGGGCTGGCTGTTACTCGGCCGCATGGTGCTGCGGGCGCCGCGCGGCGTGCCGGTGGCCACCGTGCGCAGGTTCGTCCTGGTTGCCGCAGTCCCGCTGCTCGGCGCCGCCCCGTTCGGACGCGACCTCTGGGCGTACGCGGCGCAGGGGAACGTGCTGCGCCACGGCCTGGACCCCTACAGCTACGGCCCGGCCGCCGTCCCGGGCGCGTTCACCGACCAGGTGAGCGCTCGCTGGGTCGCCAGCGCGTCACCCTACGGTCCGCTCTGGCTGCGCCTGAGCCAGGCGGCGGACTGGCTCAGCGGCAGCCACCCGACGCTGGCCGCGCTCGTGTTGCGCCTGCCGGCGTTCGCCGGCCTGCTGCTCTGCCTGTGGGCGATCCCGGTCCTGGCGGCTGCGCTCGGCGGCCGGGCGGTCGCGGGGCTGTGGCTCGGCCTGGCCGGCCCGCTCGTCGTCGTACTGGGCATCGGCGGCGGTCACAACGACCTGCTCATGCTCGGCCTGGCGCTGGCGGGCCTCGCGGTCGCCACCCGCCGCGGGGTGCCCGCGCTGGCCGCGGCCGCCGCTGTCACCGGGTTGGCCGTGATGGTGAAGTCGCCGGCCGCGGTCGCGGTCGCGTTCACCGTTCCGGTGTGGCTGCAGGCCAACCGGGAAGCGCCGACACTGCGCCGCGTCGCGGCAGCCTCGGCCACGGCGATCGCGTGCGCCGGGGCGGCCGTCGCGATCGTCACCGCGGCCACCGGGCTCGGCCTCGGCTGGACGAAGCAGGTGAAAGCCGACGCCCAGTGGGTGAGCTGGCTCTCGCTGCCGTCCGCCGTGTCGATGCTCGCCAAGGCGGCGGCCGGTGACGGCGTCAAGACGGTGGACGGCACCCTGCGCACCTGCCGCACTGCCGGTGAGGTGCTCGCCGTGCTGGTGCTCGTCGCGAGCTGGCTGTTGGCGGTGCGGTCCCGGCACCGGGTTGCGGTACTCGGTTGGCTTGCGGTCGCGTTCGGGGCCGCCGCCCTGCTCGCCCCGTCCGTCCAGCCCTGGTACTACGCGTGGGGGCTGGCCGTCGCCGGGCTCGTCCCGCTCGGCCGGCGCGCGCTGGTGCTGCTCACCGCGGCCGCGATGGCCTTCCCGGTGTTGATCACGCCGTCCGGCTACGGGTACGAGAGTGACTGGCGGGCGCTGCCGATCCTGGCCGGAGCGCTGCTGATCGGCGCGGTCGCGGTTCGGACGGTGCGCTCAGCGCCGGACGACGACCGTCCCGATCACGCCGGGGCCGAGGTGCGCGCCGACGACGGCGCCGAGCTCGGCCACATATAG
- a CDS encoding ComEC/Rec2 family competence protein — protein sequence MKGAAPDPTAERIDVRAACAAASAWLALAVCTGRSVRAVVVVAALALVIGAVATVLARADGRWAALGLAAFCVALVLIPFAGRLFHARTSLLVALAARHAAVTAELTVTADPRPLAATGVGGAPRVLVAADARAVVAFGVRHGTDGAVLVLASAADWDGVLPGQRVRVDGVLQPPLDASATTVALAARAPPTLLGRPPWWQRLAGVVRADLRRACAGLPDLARGLLPGLIDGDTSRLDPVLQQRFRLAGLTHLVAVSGTNCSILVGALLVVLRRLRVRPGWCALAGMLTVAGFVVVARPSPSVLRAAVMACIALGGLARGRPRRALPALAAAVVGLLLWDPALAQDAGFAMSVLATAAILLIAPGWSAALRRRHLPGGLAEAVAVAAAAHLVTAPVIAAIAGRVSLVAIPANVLAEPVVAMATVLGFLAAVLAPLSLGVGASIAWLAGWPVRWLVRVGEYFGGLDGATVPWPGGLDGALALLVAAGAVVVLARRTGPRRVLAAGAAVALLVQLPVRSATSGWPPAGWLFVACDVGQGDALVLRAGPHSAVEIDTGPDPVPVDRCLRGLGVTDIPLLVLTHLHLDHVGGIVGALHQRHVAQVIAGPLAEPASGVADVDRALAPRGLHVRSPPPGARFDVGDVHLDVLGPPRAYHGTRSDPNNSSLVLRATVHGVRILLPGDAEIEAQQAMLAAGVDLRADVLKVPHHGSAYSDERFLAAVHARVGVISVGANNDYGHPSPRLLQLMARLGVPVRRTDRDGDVAVCGSPGHLTVSLHGVAASTA from the coding sequence GTGAAGGGCGCCGCGCCGGACCCGACCGCCGAGCGGATCGACGTGCGCGCCGCCTGCGCCGCGGCGAGCGCGTGGCTGGCGCTCGCGGTGTGCACCGGCCGGTCGGTACGCGCGGTCGTCGTGGTCGCGGCGCTCGCGCTGGTGATCGGCGCCGTCGCGACCGTGCTCGCGCGCGCCGACGGGCGATGGGCCGCGCTCGGACTGGCGGCGTTCTGCGTCGCGCTGGTGCTGATCCCCTTCGCCGGGCGGCTGTTCCATGCACGCACCTCGCTGCTCGTGGCGCTGGCGGCGCGGCATGCGGCGGTCACCGCGGAGCTCACCGTCACCGCGGACCCACGTCCGCTGGCGGCCACCGGCGTCGGCGGCGCGCCGCGCGTGCTGGTGGCCGCCGACGCTCGGGCGGTGGTGGCGTTCGGGGTGCGGCACGGGACCGACGGCGCCGTGCTGGTCCTGGCGTCCGCCGCCGACTGGGACGGCGTGTTGCCCGGGCAGCGGGTGCGGGTCGACGGTGTGCTGCAGCCGCCGCTGGACGCGAGCGCCACCACCGTCGCGCTCGCGGCGCGGGCGCCGCCCACCCTTCTGGGGCGCCCACCGTGGTGGCAGCGGCTGGCCGGCGTCGTCCGCGCCGACCTGCGGCGCGCCTGCGCGGGGCTGCCGGACCTGGCCCGCGGACTGCTGCCCGGGCTGATCGACGGCGACACCAGCCGGTTGGACCCGGTGTTGCAGCAGCGCTTCCGCCTTGCCGGGCTGACACACCTGGTCGCGGTGTCCGGGACGAACTGCTCGATCCTGGTCGGCGCGCTGCTGGTGGTGCTGCGGCGGTTGCGCGTCCGCCCCGGCTGGTGCGCGCTCGCCGGGATGCTCACGGTGGCCGGCTTCGTGGTGGTCGCTCGGCCGTCGCCGAGCGTGCTGCGTGCGGCCGTGATGGCCTGCATCGCGTTGGGCGGGCTGGCGCGCGGCCGACCGCGCCGCGCGCTACCGGCGCTGGCGGCGGCCGTGGTCGGGCTACTGCTCTGGGACCCGGCCCTGGCCCAGGACGCCGGGTTCGCCATGTCCGTGCTGGCGACCGCCGCGATCCTGCTCATCGCGCCGGGCTGGTCCGCCGCATTGCGGCGCCGGCACCTGCCCGGCGGGCTGGCCGAGGCGGTCGCGGTCGCGGCGGCGGCACATCTGGTCACCGCGCCGGTGATCGCCGCCATCGCCGGCCGGGTCAGCCTGGTCGCGATCCCGGCGAACGTGCTCGCCGAGCCGGTGGTCGCGATGGCCACCGTCCTCGGCTTCCTCGCCGCGGTGCTCGCCCCGTTGTCGCTCGGCGTCGGCGCGTCGATCGCCTGGCTGGCCGGCTGGCCGGTGCGCTGGTTGGTGCGGGTGGGCGAGTACTTCGGCGGCCTGGACGGCGCCACCGTGCCCTGGCCCGGCGGCCTCGACGGCGCGCTGGCGCTGCTGGTGGCAGCCGGTGCCGTCGTTGTGCTGGCCCGCCGTACCGGCCCGCGTCGCGTCCTCGCGGCGGGCGCGGCGGTCGCGTTGCTGGTGCAGCTCCCGGTCCGCTCGGCGACGTCCGGCTGGCCGCCTGCCGGCTGGCTGTTCGTGGCGTGCGACGTCGGGCAGGGTGATGCGCTGGTGCTGCGTGCCGGACCGCACAGCGCGGTCGAGATCGACACCGGACCGGATCCGGTACCGGTCGACCGGTGCCTGCGCGGACTCGGCGTCACCGACATCCCGCTGCTCGTGCTCACCCACCTGCACCTCGACCACGTCGGCGGCATCGTCGGGGCGCTGCACCAGCGGCACGTCGCGCAGGTGATCGCCGGCCCGCTGGCCGAGCCGGCCTCCGGGGTGGCCGACGTCGATCGCGCGCTGGCGCCCCGCGGCCTGCACGTGCGCAGTCCACCGCCGGGCGCCCGGTTCGACGTGGGCGACGTGCACCTCGACGTCCTCGGGCCGCCGCGGGCCTACCACGGCACCCGCTCGGATCCGAACAACTCCTCGCTCGTGCTGCGGGCGACGGTGCACGGCGTGCGGATCCTGCTCCCGGGCGACGCCGAGATCGAGGCGCAGCAGGCGATGCTCGCCGCAGGCGTCGACCTGCGAGCCGATGTGCTCAAGGTTCCGCACCACGGGTCCGCATACTCCGACGAGCGATTCCTCGCAGCTGTGCACGCCCGGGTCGGGGTGATCTCGGTCGGGGCGAACAACGACTACGGCCACCCCTCGCCGCGGTTGCTGCAGCTGATGGCGCGCCTCGGCGTGCCGGTTCGGCGCACCGACCGCGACGGCGACGTCGCCGTGTGTGGCTCGCCGGGGCACCTGACCGTCAGCCTGCACGGGGTTGCGGCCAGCACCGCGTGA
- a CDS encoding ComEA family DNA-binding protein, with product MRGAGRPGRGRRGEVADRVRALLGEPDAGWTPADPPAVPVAGDPVGGPHGRQRSRAAVLRWQPERRAVLAVGLAVAVAGVLTLWWVLSARPRQVAVHGSGASITPVASLTSPAGAPASAAASPSPTGSAAAVRLVVDVAGKVRRPGVYRLPSGARVIDALQVAGGALPGVSTTTLNLAAPLRDGQQVVVGVPVPASAASAPGGADVPPGSAASGPVDLNTATLDQLQALPGVGPVLAQHILDWRAQHGRFASIDQLNEVSGIGTAKFAALRPLVTCS from the coding sequence GTGCGAGGAGCGGGGCGTCCCGGACGCGGGCGGCGCGGCGAGGTGGCCGACCGGGTGCGCGCCCTGCTCGGCGAACCGGACGCGGGCTGGACGCCCGCCGACCCACCGGCGGTGCCCGTGGCCGGGGACCCGGTGGGCGGGCCCCATGGGCGGCAGCGATCGCGTGCGGCGGTGCTGCGCTGGCAGCCGGAGCGACGGGCGGTGCTCGCCGTGGGCCTCGCGGTGGCGGTGGCCGGCGTGCTGACGCTGTGGTGGGTGCTGTCCGCGCGCCCACGCCAGGTCGCCGTGCACGGCTCGGGCGCCTCGATCACACCGGTGGCTTCGCTGACCAGCCCGGCCGGGGCTCCTGCATCGGCGGCGGCGTCGCCGTCCCCGACGGGATCGGCGGCGGCCGTGCGGCTGGTGGTGGACGTCGCGGGGAAGGTCCGCCGGCCGGGCGTGTACCGGCTCCCGTCCGGGGCCCGGGTGATCGACGCGCTTCAGGTGGCCGGCGGCGCGCTGCCCGGGGTGAGTACCACCACGCTCAACCTTGCCGCGCCGCTGCGCGACGGCCAGCAGGTGGTGGTCGGCGTGCCGGTGCCCGCCAGCGCCGCCTCGGCGCCCGGCGGCGCGGACGTGCCGCCCGGCTCGGCGGCGTCCGGCCCGGTCGACCTGAACACGGCCACCCTCGATCAGTTGCAGGCGCTGCCCGGTGTCGGGCCGGTACTGGCCCAGCACATCCTGGACTGGCGTGCCCAGCACGGCCGGTTCGCCTCGATCGACCAGCTCAACGAGGTGAGCGGCATCGGCACCGCGAAGTTCGCCGCACTGCGCCCGCTGGTGACCTGCTCGTGA
- a CDS encoding DegV family protein, protein MGEQVAIVTDSTAHLPADVVDELNIHVVPLRVRLGTRTAVDGVDITPAEVTRALRAKQSVTTSRPNPSEFATEYQKLLDAGATRIVSVHLAAALSGTWESATLAAQDFGHGVVRVVDSRSTAMALGFAVMAAAQEAAAGALAAQVQQAATETVDRTRTLFYVDTLEYLRRGGRIGTAAALLATSLSVKPLLQMVEGRVVALEKVRTSAKAIARLVELAAEAAGTGPVDLAVHHLDAPARADAVAAALRAAIPAVRELYVAELGAVVGAHLGPGVIGTVVVRR, encoded by the coding sequence ATGGGCGAGCAGGTCGCGATCGTGACCGACTCCACGGCGCACCTGCCCGCGGACGTCGTCGACGAGCTCAACATCCATGTCGTTCCGCTGCGGGTGCGGCTGGGCACGCGAACCGCCGTCGACGGCGTCGACATCACGCCGGCCGAGGTGACCCGGGCGCTGCGCGCGAAACAGAGCGTCACCACGTCGCGCCCGAACCCGAGCGAGTTCGCCACGGAGTACCAGAAGCTGCTGGACGCGGGGGCGACCCGCATCGTCTCGGTGCACTTGGCGGCCGCGCTGTCCGGGACGTGGGAGTCGGCGACACTCGCCGCCCAGGACTTCGGGCACGGCGTGGTGCGCGTCGTGGATTCGCGGTCCACCGCGATGGCGCTCGGCTTCGCGGTGATGGCGGCGGCACAGGAAGCGGCCGCCGGCGCCTTGGCGGCCCAGGTGCAACAGGCCGCGACCGAGACGGTCGACCGCACCCGCACCCTGTTCTACGTCGACACCCTGGAGTACCTGCGCCGTGGCGGCCGGATCGGCACGGCGGCGGCGCTGCTGGCGACGTCGCTGTCGGTGAAGCCGTTGCTGCAGATGGTCGAGGGCCGCGTCGTCGCGCTGGAGAAGGTGCGCACCTCGGCCAAGGCGATCGCCCGGCTCGTCGAGCTGGCCGCGGAGGCGGCCGGTACCGGTCCGGTCGACCTCGCGGTGCACCATCTCGACGCGCCAGCTCGCGCTGACGCCGTGGCGGCGGCGTTGCGCGCCGCGATCCCGGCGGTCCGCGAGCTATATGTGGCCGAGCTCGGCGCCGTCGTCGGCGCGCACCTCGGCCCCGGCGTGATCGGGACGGTCGTCGTCCGGCGCTGA